Proteins encoded together in one Neobacillus sp. FSL H8-0543 window:
- the menD gene encoding 2-succinyl-5-enolpyruvyl-6-hydroxy-3-cyclohexene-1-carboxylic-acid synthase, with protein sequence MNHQDSLTAYIAAFVAELVNTGVTDVVVSPGSRSTPMAMVMAEHPKLKVHIHVDERSAAFFALGIAKITNRAVAILCTSGTAAANYFPAIVEARYSRVPLIVLTADRPHELREVGAPQAIDQIHLYGQHVKWFAEMALPEKNNEVIRYARTVCARAAAIACQAPAGPVHLNFPFREPLIPKIDEDLFRLDERPMGYVQVRNGELTINDEQLEEIARMLKGYSKGIIVCGNIADERFAAAVTQLSDRLNFPILADPLSQLRSGKHNLENVIEAYDTFLRNEDAKRTLRPEVILRFGAMPVSKALTIFLKENHQVNQFVIDGAGGWRDPGAMSTEMIFCNETLFCEKLLDFTEVNPSTDFLKKWKEVNNLTKENMIGIKDRSELSESGLFYQLADMLPEGATLFVGNSMPIRDIDSFFLNNNKSIKVIANRGANGIDGTVSTALGAALYSKPLYLVLGDLTFFHDLNGLIAAKLYEIDIHIILINNNGGGIFSFLPQSEHPKNFELLFGTPLNIEFEHAVRMFNGSFMKMADWDHFSEMMNKSSEAKGINVYEIMTNRDRNTAEHREFWRSVSQEISIYVKGEYS encoded by the coding sequence ATGAACCATCAAGATTCATTAACTGCCTATATAGCTGCCTTTGTGGCAGAGCTAGTTAATACCGGGGTTACCGATGTAGTTGTTAGCCCAGGTTCAAGGTCGACACCAATGGCTATGGTGATGGCGGAACATCCGAAGTTGAAAGTTCATATTCATGTGGACGAACGTTCGGCAGCCTTTTTTGCATTAGGAATAGCAAAGATTACGAACAGAGCAGTTGCAATACTTTGTACCTCTGGTACTGCAGCCGCAAATTACTTTCCTGCAATCGTCGAGGCGCGCTATTCCCGTGTACCGCTAATCGTATTAACAGCGGATCGTCCGCATGAGCTTAGAGAAGTTGGGGCACCACAGGCTATTGACCAAATTCATCTATACGGCCAGCATGTAAAATGGTTTGCAGAAATGGCTCTGCCAGAAAAAAATAATGAAGTCATAAGGTATGCTCGGACTGTATGTGCTCGTGCAGCCGCAATTGCCTGCCAGGCACCTGCAGGCCCCGTTCATTTGAACTTTCCGTTCCGAGAACCGCTGATTCCAAAAATTGATGAGGATTTATTCAGATTAGACGAACGTCCAATGGGATATGTTCAAGTTCGTAATGGTGAGCTAACAATTAACGATGAGCAATTGGAAGAAATTGCACGAATGTTAAAAGGTTATTCAAAGGGGATTATTGTTTGCGGAAATATTGCTGATGAGAGATTTGCTGCAGCAGTAACCCAACTATCAGATAGATTGAACTTCCCGATTTTAGCAGATCCGTTGTCACAGCTTAGAAGTGGTAAGCATAACCTTGAAAATGTCATTGAAGCATATGATACATTTTTAAGAAATGAAGATGCGAAAAGAACGCTACGACCTGAGGTTATATTGCGGTTCGGGGCGATGCCTGTATCGAAGGCGTTAACTATATTTTTGAAGGAAAACCACCAAGTAAATCAATTTGTTATCGATGGAGCGGGTGGCTGGCGTGATCCAGGGGCAATGTCAACAGAGATGATTTTCTGTAATGAGACTCTCTTCTGTGAAAAACTCTTAGACTTCACAGAGGTTAATCCGTCGACAGATTTCTTGAAAAAATGGAAGGAAGTTAACAATCTTACGAAAGAAAATATGATAGGTATAAAGGACCGATCTGAACTAAGTGAAAGCGGATTGTTTTATCAATTGGCTGATATGCTTCCCGAAGGGGCAACCCTTTTTGTTGGAAATAGTATGCCGATAAGAGACATTGATAGTTTTTTTCTCAATAATAATAAATCGATAAAAGTAATTGCAAATAGAGGCGCAAACGGTATCGACGGAACAGTTTCCACTGCCTTGGGTGCTGCCTTATATTCTAAGCCTTTATATTTGGTATTAGGAGACCTAACCTTTTTCCATGATCTAAATGGTCTAATAGCAGCAAAGCTTTACGAAATTGATATTCATATTATTCTTATAAATAATAATGGAGGAGGTATATTTTCCTTCCTTCCTCAATCAGAGCATCCGAAAAATTTCGAACTTCTTTTTGGTACACCGCTAAACATTGAATTTGAACATGCAGTTCGGATGTTTAATGGTAGCTTTATGAAAATGGCTGATTGGGATCATTTTAGTGAGATGATGAATAAATCTAGTGAAGCTAAAGGGATAAATGTATATGAAATAATGACAAACAGAGATAGAAATACTGCTGAGCACCGCGAATTTTGGCGTTCTGTTTCCCAGGAAATATCAATTTATGTCAAAGGTGAGTATTCGTGA
- a CDS encoding isochorismate synthase — MVTIQEMELKERGLLAVNRSQKLGRPILISEVHNVDSINPLAFFNSGRESFLGERFYWKDPKESIVLVGLGISKQIQSDQATDRFFHVEDEWKKFLRDSFVFNPYPENGLGPVMFGGFSFDPSKKKTELWSKYADSLFHIPKYMLTVFENQTFLTTNIVCTPNDDITLFEKVIAERSQLLSSLKENYEVRAANLLDIKEISPDKWKKSVEEVVSDVKEGPLKKVVLARELRLSFDHHVMAEGVLANLYRQQRESFIFVFESNGDCFVGATPERLVKKQANKVYSTCLAGSIPRGKSEEEDRVLGEKLLNDKKNLIEHGFVVEMIKEALEESCKEIILPEKPQLMKIRDIQHLYTPVIGKCHEDASLLLLVERLHPTPALGGLPKQEAVEKIREVEELERGFYAAPLGWADYRANGEFAVSIRSGLIQGKEASLFAGCGVVADSDSESEYQETRLKFRPMLRALGGN, encoded by the coding sequence TTGGTTACCATTCAGGAAATGGAATTAAAGGAACGAGGTCTTTTGGCTGTTAATCGTTCACAAAAACTTGGACGTCCTATTTTAATTAGTGAAGTTCATAATGTGGACTCGATTAATCCGTTAGCTTTTTTCAATAGTGGAAGAGAAAGCTTTCTGGGGGAACGCTTTTATTGGAAAGACCCGAAAGAATCAATTGTACTAGTGGGGCTTGGTATATCAAAACAAATTCAGTCGGATCAGGCTACTGACCGCTTTTTTCATGTTGAGGATGAATGGAAAAAGTTTTTAAGGGACAGTTTTGTTTTTAATCCTTATCCTGAAAACGGTTTGGGCCCTGTGATGTTTGGCGGATTTTCTTTTGACCCAAGTAAGAAGAAAACAGAGCTTTGGTCAAAATATGCAGATTCATTATTCCATATTCCCAAATATATGTTAACCGTCTTCGAGAATCAGACCTTTTTAACGACTAATATCGTTTGTACACCAAATGATGATATTACCCTATTTGAAAAAGTGATTGCAGAGAGATCTCAGTTGTTAAGTTCTCTTAAAGAAAACTATGAGGTCAGAGCTGCGAATCTCCTTGATATTAAGGAAATATCTCCAGATAAGTGGAAAAAGTCGGTTGAAGAAGTGGTTAGTGACGTAAAGGAAGGACCATTGAAAAAGGTAGTCCTTGCCCGTGAATTGCGATTGTCCTTTGATCACCATGTTATGGCAGAAGGGGTTCTGGCAAATCTCTATAGACAGCAGCGAGAAAGCTTTATTTTTGTATTTGAATCCAATGGAGATTGCTTTGTGGGTGCCACGCCGGAGAGGCTTGTGAAAAAACAGGCAAACAAAGTGTACTCCACATGCTTGGCAGGTTCAATACCACGGGGGAAGTCAGAGGAAGAGGACCGGGTATTAGGAGAAAAATTATTAAATGATAAAAAAAACCTTATCGAGCACGGATTTGTTGTGGAAATGATTAAGGAAGCTTTAGAAGAGTCGTGCAAGGAAATCATCCTGCCTGAAAAGCCTCAACTAATGAAAATTAGGGATATTCAGCACCTTTATACACCAGTGATCGGTAAATGCCATGAAGATGCTTCCTTGTTATTATTAGTTGAGAGGCTTCATCCCACACCAGCTCTTGGCGGTCTGCCAAAACAAGAAGCCGTTGAGAAAATTAGAGAAGTGGAAGAACTAGAGCGCGGATTTTATGCTGCCCCACTTGGATGGGCTGATTACCGCGCAAATGGAGAATTTGCTGTCTCGATTCGTTCTGGTTTAATCCAGGGGAAAGAAGCTTCCTTGTTTGCTGGTTGTGGTGTGGTTGCAGATTCTGATTCTGAAAGTGAATATCAGGAAACACGCTTAAAGTTTAGACCAATGCTTCGAGCGCTTGGAGGAAATTGA
- a CDS encoding 1,4-dihydroxy-2-naphthoate polyprenyltransferase — MQTNLQHSSKPAVESNRGFQVWWQMTRPHTLTASFVPVLLGTALALQFGKTHLGLFIAMLLASLLIQAATNMFNEYYDFKRGLDNEHSVGIGGTIVRDGMKPKTVMKIALSLYGISLLLGIYICMSSSWMLALVGLICMAFGYLYSGGPLPIAYTPFGELFSGFFMGMLITLITFFIQTGTVTTTSILVSIPIFILVGAINFSNNIRDLDGDKENGRKTLAILLGKQKAVYLLAIMFIVSYLWVIGLIIYAVTPIWSALVVLSAPKAIKAIKAFFAGTTQLQMAPAMKATAQTNTIFGFLLAIGVFIGYFI; from the coding sequence ATGCAGACAAATTTACAGCATAGTTCAAAACCTGCTGTTGAGTCAAACCGTGGTTTCCAGGTTTGGTGGCAAATGACTCGTCCACATACATTAACCGCATCTTTTGTTCCTGTATTACTCGGAACAGCACTGGCACTTCAGTTTGGAAAAACACATCTTGGACTATTTATAGCGATGTTACTTGCTAGCCTATTAATCCAAGCGGCAACAAATATGTTTAATGAGTATTATGATTTTAAGCGCGGCTTGGATAACGAGCATTCAGTTGGGATTGGCGGTACAATCGTCCGCGATGGCATGAAGCCAAAAACAGTGATGAAAATTGCCTTAAGCTTATATGGAATTTCATTGCTATTGGGCATTTATATCTGCATGAGTAGCAGTTGGATGTTGGCATTAGTTGGCCTTATTTGTATGGCATTTGGTTACTTATATAGCGGCGGTCCTTTACCGATTGCTTATACACCATTTGGTGAATTATTTTCTGGATTCTTCATGGGCATGCTAATTACCCTAATCACCTTTTTCATTCAAACTGGAACTGTTACAACTACTAGTATTCTTGTTTCTATTCCGATTTTCATCCTAGTGGGAGCGATTAATTTTTCGAATAATATTCGCGACCTTGATGGTGATAAGGAGAATGGGCGTAAAACACTTGCTATTCTTTTAGGCAAACAGAAGGCAGTTTATTTGCTAGCGATCATGTTCATTGTATCTTATCTTTGGGTTATCGGTCTCATTATTTATGCGGTGACACCAATTTGGAGTGCTCTCGTCGTTCTAAGTGCACCAAAGGCAATTAAAGCAATCAAAGCCTTTTTTGCAGGAACCACACAGCTTCAAATGGCTCCAGCAATGAAGGCTACTGCACAAACAAACACGATTTTCGGCTTTTTACTCGCGATTGGTGTTTTTATTGGCTACTTTATATAA
- a CDS encoding glycogen/starch/alpha-glucan phosphorylase — protein sequence MFSSTIEFKNTFLKRLEMVCGKSFSESSDRDHYQTLGNMIREFVSNDWIKTNERYHSTREKQVYYLSIEFLLGKLLRQNLINLGIEETVQEGLQELGIDLSELEELEADAGLGNGGLGRLAACFLDSLATLNLPGHGHGIRYKHGLFEQKIVDGYQVELPEQWLRSGNVWEIRKVDLAVKIPFWGKVEGRVDNGRLVFQHLNAETVTAVPHDMPVIGYNTGTINTLRLWNADPSQFPVHADILKYKRETESVSELLYPDDTHDEGKILRLKQQYFLVSASIQSIIRLYRKQHGDLKDFHQHVCIHINDTHPVLAIPELMRILVDEEGFAWEQAWEITNHTISYTNHTTLSEALEKWPIRIFQPLLPRIYMIVEEINERFCRELWEQYTGEWERIGKLAIIGDGFVRMAHLAIVGSFSVNGVAKLHTEILKKREMKEFYQLFPEKFNNKTNGIAHRRWLLKANPPLSSLISESIGSSWTHSPRELIQLLKYENDPSFLKQLLKIKNENKQRLATIIQSKNGVIVDPSAIFDIQVKRLHAYKRQLLKVLHIMYLYNWIKEDSSFSMVPRVFIFGAKASPGYYYAKKIIKLINTVAEKVNNDPVIGEKMKVIFLENYRVSLAEKVFPAADLSEQISTASKEASGTGNMKFMINGALTVGTLDGANIEIHELVGDANIFTYGLTADEVLHYSQHGGYQSKEYYHHDSRIRQAVDQLVNGFFPGVYNEFEPIFDSLLEENDQYFVLKDFAPYADIQKTIGVTFKDQQVWQRKCLINIAHAGYFSSDRTIKEYADQIWGIKPV from the coding sequence ATGTTTTCTAGTACGATAGAGTTTAAGAATACCTTTTTAAAAAGACTTGAAATGGTATGCGGTAAAAGCTTTTCTGAGAGTTCAGACAGAGACCATTATCAAACACTGGGAAATATGATACGAGAATTTGTAAGCAATGATTGGATTAAAACAAATGAGCGTTATCATTCTACAAGAGAAAAGCAAGTCTATTACCTCTCAATTGAATTTTTACTGGGTAAACTTCTAAGGCAGAACTTAATTAATTTAGGTATTGAGGAAACGGTCCAAGAGGGACTTCAAGAACTTGGAATAGATTTAAGTGAACTTGAGGAATTAGAGGCAGATGCTGGTTTAGGAAATGGCGGCTTGGGAAGATTGGCCGCCTGTTTTCTGGATTCACTTGCAACGCTTAATCTTCCAGGGCACGGACATGGAATTCGCTACAAACATGGCCTATTTGAGCAGAAAATTGTTGATGGCTACCAAGTTGAGCTCCCAGAGCAATGGCTAAGAAGCGGGAATGTCTGGGAAATCCGTAAAGTGGACTTGGCTGTGAAAATACCTTTTTGGGGGAAGGTTGAAGGAAGGGTCGATAACGGCCGTCTTGTCTTTCAACATTTGAATGCAGAAACGGTAACGGCGGTACCTCACGACATGCCTGTCATTGGTTATAATACCGGGACAATTAATACATTAAGACTTTGGAATGCTGATCCATCGCAATTCCCTGTTCATGCAGATATATTAAAATATAAAAGGGAAACCGAATCCGTTTCAGAGCTTTTATATCCCGATGATACCCATGATGAAGGGAAAATCTTACGGCTGAAGCAACAATATTTTTTGGTATCAGCTAGTATTCAGTCGATTATTCGATTGTATCGCAAACAACATGGAGATTTAAAAGATTTCCATCAACATGTATGTATCCATATTAACGATACCCACCCAGTATTGGCTATTCCAGAGTTAATGAGAATTCTAGTTGATGAGGAAGGCTTTGCTTGGGAACAAGCATGGGAAATAACCAATCATACGATTTCATATACCAATCATACGACATTGTCAGAAGCATTGGAAAAATGGCCGATTAGGATTTTCCAGCCTTTGTTACCGAGGATTTATATGATTGTTGAAGAAATTAATGAGCGATTTTGCAGAGAGCTATGGGAACAGTATACAGGTGAATGGGAACGAATAGGAAAGTTAGCAATTATCGGTGATGGTTTTGTAAGAATGGCTCATTTGGCTATAGTCGGAAGTTTCAGTGTTAATGGGGTGGCAAAGCTTCATACTGAAATTCTTAAGAAACGTGAGATGAAGGAGTTTTATCAGCTTTTTCCAGAAAAATTTAATAATAAAACCAATGGAATCGCCCATCGCCGCTGGTTGTTAAAGGCAAACCCGCCCCTATCATCGTTAATTTCAGAATCGATTGGGTCTTCATGGACCCATTCACCAAGAGAGCTTATCCAACTGCTTAAATATGAAAATGATCCTTCATTTCTAAAGCAGCTCTTGAAAATAAAAAATGAAAACAAGCAAAGACTTGCCACAATCATTCAAAGTAAAAACGGGGTCATCGTCGACCCAAGTGCGATATTTGATATTCAAGTTAAACGGCTTCATGCCTATAAAAGACAGCTGCTAAAGGTATTGCACATTATGTATCTCTATAACTGGATTAAAGAAGATTCAAGTTTCTCTATGGTTCCTCGAGTTTTCATTTTTGGAGCAAAAGCGTCTCCTGGTTATTATTACGCCAAAAAAATAATTAAACTTATTAATACAGTTGCTGAAAAGGTAAATAATGATCCAGTTATCGGAGAGAAAATGAAGGTAATCTTTCTCGAAAATTATCGTGTGTCTCTTGCAGAAAAGGTGTTCCCTGCAGCTGACTTAAGTGAACAAATTTCCACCGCCAGTAAAGAGGCGTCCGGTACTGGAAATATGAAATTTATGATTAATGGTGCCTTAACAGTAGGTACCTTAGACGGTGCCAATATTGAGATTCATGAATTAGTCGGTGATGCCAATATCTTTACATATGGACTTACTGCAGACGAAGTTCTCCATTATTCACAGCATGGAGGCTATCAATCGAAAGAATATTATCATCATGATAGCCGTATCCGGCAGGCAGTAGACCAACTAGTAAATGGCTTTTTCCCAGGTGTGTACAATGAATTCGAACCTATTTTTGATTCCTTGCTTGAGGAGAACGATCAATACTTCGTTCTTAAGGATTTTGCGCCATATGCTGATATTCAAAAAACGATTGGAGTAACCTTTAAGGATCAACAGGTTTGGCAAAGAAAGTGCCTAATAAATATCGCCCATGCTGGTTATTTTTCAAGTGACCGAACCATTAAGGAATACGCCGATCAAATTTGGGGGATCAAGCCTGTATAA
- the glgA gene encoding glycogen synthase GlgA, with protein sequence MKVLFAVSECGPFAKSGGLADVAGSLPKELKSLGTDVRVMLPKYGTIAESHKSKMKKIKEFTVPVGWRNQYCGIEELSYKDVTYYFIDNEYYFKRDGLYGYFDDGERFAYFNRAVLEALAHLDFYPDVLHCHDWHTAMIPFLLRMEYYKRKGYGLIRTVFTIHNLQFQGVFPKETLGDLLGLDFKLFHPEHLEFFGNINFMKGALVAADKITTVSPTYKQEIQSVEYGEKLEGLLKTREEDLFGILNGIDEEFYNPANDPLIYQTYTTKDSAKKSVNKSEVQKYFGLPQSSETPLMVMITRLTKQKGLDLVKSILREILQEDLQLIVLGTGDYEYEEYLRQAASIYPEKLKVHIGFNESLAHKLYAGADLFLMPSRFEPCGLGQLIAMKYGAVPIVRETGGLNDTVKSWNEHTGEGNGFSFKHFSAHDMLYTIKRALNFYHDEAWGTIVQTAMDKDNSWAQSAFRYNQLYAELISRSETHVF encoded by the coding sequence GTGAAAGTATTATTTGCTGTATCCGAGTGCGGACCGTTTGCTAAATCCGGGGGGCTTGCAGATGTAGCAGGGTCCCTTCCTAAAGAACTGAAAAGTCTTGGTACTGATGTCAGGGTCATGCTCCCCAAATATGGAACGATTGCCGAGAGCCATAAAAGTAAAATGAAAAAGATAAAGGAATTTACCGTTCCAGTCGGCTGGAGAAATCAATATTGTGGAATTGAAGAACTCAGCTATAAAGATGTTACTTATTATTTTATCGATAATGAGTACTACTTTAAGCGGGATGGGCTTTATGGATATTTTGATGATGGAGAACGGTTTGCGTATTTCAATCGGGCTGTTTTGGAAGCCTTAGCGCATCTCGACTTTTATCCGGATGTTTTGCATTGCCATGATTGGCATACGGCAATGATTCCATTTCTGCTAAGGATGGAATATTACAAGCGCAAAGGATATGGTCTCATTCGTACTGTTTTTACCATTCATAACCTGCAATTCCAAGGGGTTTTTCCAAAAGAAACATTAGGAGACTTGTTGGGGTTAGATTTTAAGTTATTTCACCCTGAGCATTTAGAGTTTTTCGGAAATATTAACTTTATGAAAGGGGCACTTGTAGCAGCCGACAAAATTACAACTGTCAGCCCAACCTATAAACAGGAAATACAAAGTGTCGAATATGGTGAAAAACTGGAAGGTCTTTTAAAAACAAGAGAAGAGGATTTGTTTGGAATCTTGAATGGGATTGATGAAGAATTTTATAATCCAGCCAATGACCCGCTCATTTATCAAACCTATACGACAAAAGACTCTGCAAAAAAATCTGTAAACAAAAGTGAGGTCCAAAAATATTTTGGGCTGCCGCAAAGCTCTGAAACACCGTTAATGGTGATGATTACTAGACTTACTAAACAAAAAGGTCTGGATCTCGTAAAAAGTATCCTTAGAGAAATTTTACAGGAGGATTTGCAGCTTATCGTCCTCGGAACTGGAGATTATGAGTACGAAGAATACTTGCGGCAGGCAGCAAGTATTTACCCTGAAAAATTAAAGGTACACATCGGTTTTAATGAGAGTCTTGCTCATAAACTGTATGCTGGTGCTGATTTGTTTTTAATGCCTTCCCGCTTTGAGCCTTGTGGTCTTGGTCAATTGATTGCGATGAAATATGGTGCTGTTCCAATTGTTAGAGAAACAGGCGGTCTTAATGACACGGTAAAATCATGGAATGAACATACAGGTGAAGGAAACGGGTTTTCTTTTAAACACTTTAGTGCCCATGACATGCTGTATACAATCAAACGGGCATTAAACTTTTATCATGACGAGGCTTGGGGAACAATCGTTCAAACAGCGATGGACAAGGATAATAGCTGGGCTCAATCAGCATTTAGGTATAACCAGTTATATGCAGAGCTCATCTCAAGGAGTGAAACCCATGTTTTCTAG
- a CDS encoding sugar phosphate nucleotidyltransferase, with translation MKRKLLGVIDATTYHDDLEELLTHRSLAALPFAGRYRIIDFVLSNMVNSGIRSVAIFPKMTYRSLMDHLGSGKNWDLNRKRDGLFFFPSPIVDYDNNKIGSFEQFGANIDFFYRSSQEYSIITNCYTVFNMNFRPLLDWHIDSNCDITEIYHKDGSSMEMYLVKTSLLIKLIETRNETGYTCMRDVVMDLKNLYSICRYEYAGYTMMINSIQNYFSTSMSLLKSDVWKQLFLKDQPIITKVKDEPPTRYFKGASVKNTMIANGCLVSGSIENSIIARGVKIGKGVVIKNSIIMQKCQIEDDCYLDSVILDKDVKVEAGAILTGSAATPFVVRKGTKQGALMNS, from the coding sequence TTGAAAAGAAAGCTATTAGGTGTTATAGATGCAACCACTTATCATGATGATTTAGAGGAACTTTTGACCCACCGTTCACTGGCAGCACTGCCTTTTGCAGGGCGCTATCGTATTATTGATTTTGTTCTATCGAATATGGTGAACTCAGGAATTCGGAGCGTAGCAATCTTTCCGAAAATGACGTACCGTTCGTTAATGGATCATCTTGGTTCAGGGAAAAATTGGGACTTAAACCGAAAACGAGATGGTCTTTTCTTTTTCCCATCACCAATTGTTGATTATGATAATAATAAAATAGGTTCATTTGAACAATTTGGTGCAAATATAGACTTCTTCTATCGCAGCTCGCAGGAGTATTCAATCATTACGAATTGTTATACCGTTTTTAATATGAATTTCAGACCCCTGTTAGATTGGCATATTGATTCAAATTGTGATATCACCGAAATTTATCATAAAGATGGGTCTTCGATGGAGATGTATTTAGTCAAAACCTCTTTACTAATTAAATTAATTGAAACAAGAAATGAAACAGGATATACATGCATGCGGGATGTAGTAATGGACCTTAAAAATCTCTACTCCATTTGCCGCTATGAATATGCAGGATATACAATGATGATTAATTCCATCCAAAACTATTTTTCTACTAGTATGAGTTTGTTGAAATCGGATGTTTGGAAGCAATTATTCTTAAAAGACCAGCCAATTATCACTAAGGTAAAAGATGAGCCGCCCACTCGATATTTTAAGGGGGCCAGTGTGAAAAATACAATGATTGCTAATGGATGCTTAGTAAGTGGTAGTATTGAAAATAGTATCATCGCCAGAGGTGTGAAAATTGGAAAGGGAGTCGTCATCAAGAATAGTATCATCATGCAAAAATGCCAAATCGAAGATGATTGTTACCTGGATTCCGTTATTTTAGATAAAGATGTGAAGGTAGAGGCTGGAGCCATCCTGACGGGATCAGCGGCTACTCCATTTGTTGTTCGGAAAGGTACGAAACAAGGAGCGTTGATGAACTCGTGA
- a CDS encoding glucose-1-phosphate adenylyltransferase, with the protein MAKKKCVAMLLAGGKGSRLNSLTKDLAKPAVPFGGKYRIIDFTLSNCANSGIDTVGVLTQYQPLVLNSYIGIGSAWDLDRKDGGVTVLPPYSESSEVKWYTGTASAIYQNLNYLKQYQPEYVLILSGDHIYKMNYENMLEYHIQQRADVTISLIEVPWAEASRFGIMNTNEDMRVTEFEEKPANPKNNLASMGIYIFNWNVLKEYLEMDARTASSSHDFGKDVIPMLLEEKKKLYAYPFKGYWKDVGTVQSLWEANMDLLNDECTLDLFDHDWRIYSVNPNQPPQYISSEAIVKESLINEGCTIEGEIDKSVLFQGVSVGKGSIIRESVIMPDAIIGKNVKIEKAIIPCDVSIPDGTIIRSLDNEIILVTEEMLSELYPVI; encoded by the coding sequence ATGGCAAAGAAAAAGTGCGTAGCCATGTTATTAGCAGGAGGGAAAGGAAGTAGGCTGAATTCTTTAACGAAAGACCTTGCGAAGCCTGCAGTGCCATTTGGAGGAAAATACCGAATAATTGATTTTACTTTGAGCAACTGTGCTAATTCTGGAATTGACACTGTTGGGGTTTTAACACAATATCAGCCGTTGGTCCTGAATTCCTACATTGGGATTGGCAGTGCATGGGATCTTGATCGTAAGGATGGAGGCGTAACCGTATTACCCCCATACAGTGAGTCATCGGAGGTTAAATGGTATACAGGTACGGCAAGCGCCATTTATCAAAACCTTAATTACTTGAAACAATATCAGCCTGAATATGTATTAATCCTTTCAGGCGATCATATTTACAAAATGAACTATGAAAACATGCTGGAATATCATATCCAACAGCGAGCGGATGTCACCATTTCCTTAATTGAAGTCCCATGGGCTGAAGCAAGCCGGTTTGGAATTATGAATACAAACGAGGATATGAGAGTAACAGAATTTGAGGAAAAGCCTGCTAATCCAAAGAACAATCTTGCTTCAATGGGCATCTATATCTTTAACTGGAATGTACTGAAAGAATATTTAGAAATGGATGCAAGAACTGCCAGCTCAAGCCACGATTTCGGTAAAGATGTCATTCCTATGCTTTTAGAGGAAAAAAAGAAATTATATGCTTATCCGTTTAAAGGCTATTGGAAAGATGTCGGTACGGTACAAAGTCTGTGGGAAGCAAACATGGATCTATTAAATGATGAATGTACACTAGATTTGTTTGATCATGATTGGAGGATCTATTCAGTCAATCCTAATCAGCCTCCACAGTATATTTCCTCTGAAGCAATAGTAAAAGAGTCACTAATTAATGAAGGCTGTACGATTGAAGGGGAAATTGATAAATCGGTGCTATTTCAAGGGGTTAGTGTTGGAAAAGGTTCAATTATCAGAGAGTCTGTTATTATGCCAGATGCAATCATTGGAAAAAACGTGAAGATAGAAAAGGCGATTATTCCATGTGATGTCTCTATTCCTGATGGGACGATTATTCGGTCTTTAGATAATGAAATTATTCTAGTGACTGAGGAAATGTTAAGTGAGTTATATCCTGTAATTTGA